The segment CCAGGGAATTATCGAAAAGCTTCCCTATCTGGAGGACTTAGGCATCAATGCCATCGAGCTGATGCCCGTCTTTGAATTCGACGAAATGCGTAACGAACGCAGCGTAAACGGGAACATGCTGCTGGATTACTGGGGCTACAATCCCGTCAGTTTCTTTGCCCCCAACACCAGCTACGCCTCAAAAAGCGAGCATAACCACGAAGGCCGGGAACTGAAAACGCTGATCCGCACCATAAAGGAACGCGGCATGGAGGTCTATCTGGATGTCGTCTTCAACCACACGGCAGAAG is part of the Anaerotignum faecicola genome and harbors:
- a CDS encoding alpha-amylase family glycosyl hydrolase — encoded protein: TWGSKPESGFQYKARVVSDNFDWDDCCHPPIPMEDLVIYELHVRGFTRDASSGVSAPGTFQGIIEKLPYLEDLGINAIELMPVFEFDEMRNERSVNGNMLLDYWGYNPVSFFAPNTSYASKSEHNHEGRELKTLIRTIKERGMEVYLDVVFNHTAE